Below is a window of Enterococcus gilvus ATCC BAA-350 DNA.
TTTTTCAATCATCTTCAAAAATTTTAGTTCCCCTTGGCATCTTCCGCATACATACCTTTTCGTGTCGAGTTTTCGACGACGAATGACTTCTTGTTGGCACTTTAAGCACTGGTACACTTGATACGTTTTCACAGCTAACGGCGGTGTAAACCGTGAACCTCCTGTCTGCTTCAACAGTTGTTTGAATTCTCTATCCTTGTGCTGATACCCTCGTCCAGCTATATGCAAATGATAATGACAAAGTTCATGCTTGATGATTTTGATCAATTCTTCTTCCCCGTATTTTTGAAAGACCAACTGATTGAAGTCCAAATCATGGCTATTTAGATGGTAACGACCACCTGTTGTTTTTAATCGCTTGTTAAATGTTGCTCGATGACAAAAGGGACGTCGAAAAAATTCCTGAGAAATTTTTTCGACGAGAACCTGTAACTCTTGATTAGTCATGATTATCACTTTGAACCATTGTCAAACTGATTCTGCCTTTTTTGACGTCCACCGCTTCAACCCAGACAGTTACCACATCTCCAACCGAGACAACGTCCGTTGGGTGTTTAACAAATTTTTTGCTCAATTTAGAAATATGGACCAACCCGTCCTGTTTTACGCCGATATCGACAAATGCACCGAAATCAATTACGTTGCGGACGGTTCCTTGCAGTTCCATCCCAGCTTGTAAATCTTCCATTGTCAAAACATCTTGGCGCAATAACGGTGCGGGCATTTCATCACGCATGTCACGACCAGGCTGAAGCAGCGCTTGAAGAATATCTTTGATTGTTTCTTTTCCGATTTCGAGCGCTTGCTGCAATTGGCTTAACTGCAACCCTTTGATTTTCTCTGTTGCTTCTTCAGAGCCTAAAGATTTAAGCTCCACATTTGCTAGAGCCAAAATCTCTTTCGCACTAGCATAACTCTCCGGATGGA
It encodes the following:
- a CDS encoding SprT family protein, which encodes MTNQELQVLVEKISQEFFRRPFCHRATFNKRLKTTGGRYHLNSHDLDFNQLVFQKYGEEELIKIIKHELCHYHLHIAGRGYQHKDREFKQLLKQTGGSRFTPPLAVKTYQVYQCLKCQQEVIRRRKLDTKRYVCGRCQGELKFLKMIEK